The following coding sequences lie in one Cupriavidus sp. WKF15 genomic window:
- a CDS encoding NAD(P)/FAD-dependent oxidoreductase has product MPTDNATALPGTADTTTTDVLIVGAGPVGLFAAFQAGVLGLKCELIDVLDRAGGQCTELYPEKPIYDIPAVPGCLAQDLVDRLLEQCAPFAFPMHFNQRAEGVTEVLPVQGHGHPRLLVTTDNGKRFDVAAVLVCSGAGAFAPQRVSLPEAPALEGRHVHYAVRDVSRFAGKRVIVAGGGDSALDWALALRKVAARVTLLHRRDGFRAADGTVAEMHAAVAAGEMDFVVGMLGALKTSGEGNDAALTEIEVRSRDGVQTLPADELVALYGLVSEPGPIAQWDMDMRAGRILVDTTTYESSRRGIFAAGDIAYYANKQKLILSGFHEAALALRKAYHYAFPEKSLVHVHTSNNAALKEKLTHA; this is encoded by the coding sequence ATGCCCACCGACAACGCCACTGCCCTGCCCGGGACCGCCGACACCACCACCACCGACGTGCTGATCGTCGGAGCCGGCCCGGTTGGCCTGTTCGCCGCCTTCCAGGCCGGCGTGCTTGGCCTGAAATGCGAGCTGATCGATGTGCTGGATCGCGCCGGCGGCCAATGCACCGAGCTATACCCCGAGAAGCCGATCTACGACATCCCGGCCGTGCCGGGCTGCCTGGCCCAGGATCTCGTGGACCGCCTGCTGGAACAGTGCGCGCCCTTTGCCTTCCCGATGCACTTCAACCAGCGTGCCGAGGGCGTGACCGAAGTGCTGCCCGTACAGGGCCACGGCCATCCGCGCCTGCTGGTGACCACCGACAACGGCAAGCGCTTCGACGTTGCCGCCGTGCTGGTCTGCTCCGGTGCCGGCGCCTTTGCGCCGCAGCGCGTGTCGCTGCCGGAAGCCCCGGCGCTGGAAGGCCGTCATGTGCATTACGCGGTGCGCGACGTGTCGCGCTTCGCCGGCAAGCGCGTGATCGTAGCAGGCGGCGGTGATTCCGCGCTGGACTGGGCGCTCGCGCTGCGCAAGGTGGCTGCGCGCGTCACGCTGCTGCACCGGCGCGATGGCTTCCGCGCCGCCGACGGCACGGTGGCGGAAATGCACGCGGCCGTGGCGGCCGGCGAGATGGATTTCGTCGTCGGCATGCTTGGCGCGCTCAAGACCAGCGGCGAGGGCAACGATGCCGCGCTCACGGAGATCGAGGTCCGCAGCCGCGACGGCGTCCAGACCCTGCCCGCGGACGAACTGGTGGCGCTCTACGGACTGGTCTCGGAACCCGGCCCGATCGCGCAGTGGGACATGGACATGCGCGCCGGCCGCATCCTGGTCGACACCACCACCTACGAAAGCTCGCGGCGCGGCATTTTCGCGGCCGGCGACATCGCCTACTACGCCAACAAGCAGAAGCTGATCCTGTCAGGCTTCCACGAGGCCGCGCTGGCCTTGCGCAAGGCCTATCACTACGCGTTTCCCGAGAAGTCGCTGGTGCACGTGCACACCAGCAACAACGCGGCGCTTAAAGAAAAGCTCACGCACGCCTGA
- a CDS encoding gamma carbonic anhydrase family protein, translating to MALYQLGELVPNIDQDAYVAPEATIIGNVTLKSRASAWPGVVIRGDNEPIVVGADTNIQEGSVLHTDPGCPLTLGDKVSIGHQAMLHGCTVGEGSLIGIQAVVLNRAVIGKECLVGAGAVVTEGKVFPDRSLILGAPAKVVRELTDQDVANLYRNAETYATRQAMYKQQLKRID from the coding sequence ATGGCGCTGTACCAGCTCGGCGAACTCGTTCCCAATATCGATCAGGACGCCTACGTGGCCCCCGAAGCCACCATCATCGGCAACGTGACGCTGAAGTCGCGCGCCAGTGCATGGCCGGGCGTGGTGATCCGGGGCGACAACGAACCGATCGTGGTCGGTGCCGACACCAACATCCAGGAAGGCTCCGTGCTGCATACCGACCCGGGCTGCCCGCTGACGCTGGGCGACAAGGTCTCGATCGGCCACCAGGCCATGCTGCACGGCTGCACCGTTGGCGAGGGCTCGCTGATCGGCATCCAGGCGGTGGTGCTGAACCGCGCCGTGATCGGCAAGGAATGCCTGGTTGGCGCGGGTGCCGTGGTGACCGAGGGCAAGGTGTTCCCGGACCGTTCGCTGATCCTGGGCGCTCCGGCCAAGGTGGTGCGCGAACTGACCGACCAGGACGTGGCCAACCTGTACCGCAATGCCGAGACCTACGCCACGCGCCAGGCCATGTACAAGCAACAGCTCAAGCGGATCGACTGA
- a CDS encoding DUF1330 domain-containing protein, translated as MAAGYIIAYVDVTDPQQYEEYKVLSSKAMQIHGAEVLVRGGKSENLEGEWAPTRVVVLKFPSFDAAKAFHDGEAYRAARKAREHAARMNMIVVEGAA; from the coding sequence ATGGCCGCCGGCTATATCATCGCCTACGTCGACGTGACGGACCCCCAGCAGTACGAGGAATACAAGGTGCTCTCCAGCAAGGCCATGCAGATCCATGGCGCGGAAGTGCTGGTGCGCGGCGGCAAGTCCGAGAACCTTGAAGGGGAATGGGCGCCCACCCGCGTCGTCGTGCTGAAATTCCCCAGCTTCGACGCCGCCAAGGCCTTCCATGACGGGGAGGCCTACCGTGCTGCCCGCAAGGCACGCGAGCATGCGGCGCGCATGAACATGATCGTGGTCGAGGGCGCGGCCTGA
- a CDS encoding alpha/beta hydrolase produces MTIKETSRSEFITLRGLRYHVRQWGTPGAPKLFMLHGWMDVAASFQFLVDCLEREWHVIAPDWRGFGESDWPTHYPGTQSYWFADYLADLEALLDHYQPDGQVDLVGHSMGANVSCLYAGIRPGRVRRVVDLEGFGLTQTRAEQAPKRYARWLDELRQGPELRTYDDLAGVAARLQKTNPRLPDDRAAFLAEHWSRRNEAGRWEILGDPAHKLVNPMLYRLDEIMAIWAQVSAPVLHVEARDSETLRHIAHKQTLEEFRERFRAFRDFREAVIDDAGHMLHHDQPAAVAALIESFCT; encoded by the coding sequence ATGACCATCAAGGAAACCTCGCGTTCTGAATTTATCACGTTACGTGGGCTGCGCTATCACGTGCGGCAGTGGGGAACGCCGGGCGCGCCGAAGCTGTTCATGCTGCATGGCTGGATGGACGTGGCGGCATCGTTCCAGTTCCTGGTCGACTGCCTGGAGCGGGAGTGGCACGTGATCGCGCCCGACTGGCGCGGCTTTGGCGAAAGCGACTGGCCGACGCACTATCCGGGCACGCAGTCATACTGGTTTGCCGACTACCTCGCCGACCTGGAGGCGCTGCTCGACCACTACCAGCCCGACGGGCAGGTGGACCTGGTGGGGCACAGCATGGGTGCCAATGTGTCTTGCCTGTATGCGGGCATCCGCCCCGGGCGTGTGCGCCGGGTAGTGGATCTGGAAGGGTTCGGCTTGACGCAGACACGTGCCGAGCAGGCGCCGAAACGCTACGCGCGCTGGCTCGACGAATTGCGCCAGGGGCCGGAGCTGCGTACCTACGACGATCTTGCCGGCGTGGCGGCGCGGCTGCAGAAGACCAATCCGCGGCTGCCCGACGACCGCGCCGCGTTCCTTGCCGAACACTGGTCGCGCCGCAACGAGGCCGGGCGCTGGGAGATCCTTGGCGATCCGGCGCACAAGCTGGTGAACCCGATGCTGTACCGCCTCGACGAGATCATGGCGATCTGGGCGCAGGTGAGCGCCCCGGTGCTGCATGTGGAGGCGCGCGATTCGGAAACGCTGCGCCATATCGCCCACAAGCAGACGCTCGAGGAATTCCGCGAGCGCTTCCGCGCGTTCCGCGATTTCCGCGAGGCGGTGATCGATGATGCGGGCCACATGCTGCACCATGACCAGCCCGCCGCGGTGGCAGCGCTGATCGAGTCGTTCTGCACCTGA
- a CDS encoding AMP-binding protein, translating into MAAAGLPASRRDDYQSLYDTFRWEVPAHFNLAEACCGRWARDPATADHIAVYTEHEDGRRDAFSCAYLQAESNRLSAALRGLGVQRGDRVAIVMPQRIETAIAYMAIFQLGAIATPLSMLFGPEALAYRIGHSESVVAIADETSIDNVLAARPECPTLATVIAAGEARGRGDHDWDVLLAAQLPTFTAEQTKAEEAAVLIYTSGTTGPPKGALIPHRALIGNLPGFVCSQNWYPQDDDVFWSPADWAWTGGLWDALMPALYFGKPILGYQGRFSAERAFELLERYAVTNTFLFPTALKQMMKACPDPRQRYTLKLRALMSAGEAVGETVFSWCRDAMGVIVNEMFGQTEINYIVGNCTAQHDEARLGWPARPGSMGRPYPGHRVQVIDDEGRPCVPGEDGEVAVCTTDIHGHPDPVFFLGYWKNEAATAARYVERDGQRWCRTGDLARVDADGYLWYQGRADDVFKSSGYRIGPSEIENCLLKHPAVSNCAVVPSPDAERGAVVKAFIVLTPAVARSFDSDAALVTALQEHVRDQLAPYEYPKKIEFIDQLPMTTTGKVQRRVLRLLEQERAAGKR; encoded by the coding sequence ATGGCTGCAGCGGGCCTGCCGGCGAGCCGGCGCGACGATTACCAGTCGCTCTACGATACTTTCCGCTGGGAGGTGCCCGCGCACTTCAACTTGGCTGAAGCGTGCTGTGGCCGCTGGGCACGCGACCCGGCCACGGCCGACCACATTGCGGTCTATACCGAGCATGAGGATGGGCGCCGCGACGCCTTCAGTTGCGCGTACCTGCAAGCCGAATCCAACCGGCTGTCGGCAGCGCTGCGCGGGCTTGGCGTGCAGCGTGGCGACCGCGTTGCCATCGTGATGCCGCAACGCATCGAGACCGCCATTGCCTACATGGCGATCTTTCAGCTCGGCGCCATCGCCACACCGCTGTCGATGTTGTTCGGGCCCGAGGCGCTGGCCTACCGCATCGGCCACAGCGAGTCTGTCGTGGCGATCGCGGATGAGACCTCGATCGACAACGTTCTCGCCGCGCGCCCGGAATGTCCGACGCTCGCCACCGTGATCGCCGCCGGCGAAGCGCGCGGGCGCGGCGACCACGACTGGGACGTCCTGCTGGCCGCGCAACTGCCGACCTTCACAGCCGAGCAAACCAAGGCCGAGGAAGCCGCCGTGCTGATCTACACCAGCGGCACCACGGGGCCGCCCAAGGGCGCGCTGATCCCGCACCGGGCGCTGATCGGCAACCTCCCCGGCTTTGTCTGCTCGCAGAACTGGTATCCGCAGGACGACGACGTATTCTGGAGCCCCGCCGACTGGGCCTGGACCGGCGGCCTGTGGGATGCACTGATGCCGGCGCTCTATTTCGGCAAGCCGATCCTCGGCTACCAGGGCCGGTTCTCGGCCGAGCGCGCGTTCGAGCTGCTAGAGCGCTACGCCGTCACCAACACCTTCCTGTTTCCGACCGCGCTCAAGCAGATGATGAAGGCCTGCCCCGACCCGCGGCAACGCTACACGCTGAAGCTGCGCGCGCTGATGAGCGCCGGCGAAGCGGTCGGCGAAACCGTCTTCAGCTGGTGCCGCGATGCCATGGGCGTGATCGTCAACGAGATGTTCGGCCAGACCGAGATCAACTACATCGTCGGCAACTGCACAGCCCAGCACGACGAGGCGCGCCTGGGCTGGCCGGCACGGCCGGGCTCGATGGGCCGGCCCTACCCGGGCCATCGCGTACAGGTCATCGATGACGAAGGCCGGCCGTGCGTGCCCGGCGAGGATGGCGAGGTCGCGGTCTGCACCACCGACATCCACGGCCATCCCGATCCGGTCTTTTTCCTCGGCTACTGGAAGAACGAAGCGGCCACCGCCGCCAGGTATGTGGAGCGCGACGGCCAGCGCTGGTGCCGCACCGGCGACCTGGCCCGCGTCGATGCCGACGGCTACCTCTGGTACCAGGGCCGTGCCGACGATGTCTTCAAGTCGTCGGGCTACCGCATCGGCCCGAGCGAGATCGAGAACTGCCTGCTCAAGCATCCGGCCGTGTCCAACTGCGCGGTGGTGCCTTCGCCGGATGCGGAGCGCGGCGCGGTGGTCAAGGCCTTCATCGTGCTCACGCCTGCGGTGGCGCGCTCGTTCGACAGCGACGCCGCGCTGGTGACCGCATTGCAGGAGCACGTGCGCGACCAGCTCGCGCCTTACGAATACCCGAAGAAGATCGAGTTCATCGACCAGTTGCCGATGACGACTACCGGGAAAGTCCAGCGACGGGTGCTCAGGCTGCTGGAGCAGGAGCGTGCGGCCGGCAAGCGCTAA
- a CDS encoding Hsp33 family molecular chaperone HslO, with amino-acid sequence MTDTTTTDTLQKFLFDAAPVRGELVRMEATWREVLNRHAYPAPVRRVLGEMMAAAALLSANLKFNGALVMQLHGDGPVRMLVVECLSDLSMRATAKLAEGVQIADDATLPDLVNVHGHGRFAITLDPKDKLPGQQPYQGIVPLADTHGPLASMSAVLEHYMQASEQLDTRLWLAADDHTAAGMLLQKLPSYGGTQEVGETGAALSGHGRAQDLDTWDRACQLGHTLKAEELLAETPDTLLRRLFWEDLQEAGLRVFEPLTPHFHCSCSRAKVAGMLQSLGQDEIDGIVAERGNVEIHCDFCGQRYEFDAVDCAQLFTPAHVATGAGEGVHHQH; translated from the coding sequence GTGACTGATACGACCACTACCGACACCCTGCAGAAATTCCTGTTCGACGCGGCCCCCGTGCGCGGCGAACTGGTCCGCATGGAAGCCACCTGGCGCGAAGTGCTGAACCGCCACGCCTATCCCGCGCCGGTGCGGCGCGTGCTGGGCGAGATGATGGCTGCCGCCGCGCTGCTGTCGGCCAACCTCAAGTTCAACGGCGCGCTCGTGATGCAGCTGCATGGCGATGGCCCGGTGCGCATGCTGGTGGTGGAGTGCCTGTCCGACCTGTCGATGCGCGCCACCGCAAAACTGGCGGAAGGCGTGCAGATCGCCGACGACGCCACGCTGCCCGACCTCGTCAATGTCCACGGCCACGGCCGCTTTGCCATTACGCTCGACCCGAAGGACAAGCTGCCGGGCCAGCAGCCCTATCAAGGCATCGTGCCGCTGGCTGACACCCATGGTCCGCTGGCCAGCATGAGCGCCGTGCTGGAGCACTACATGCAGGCCTCCGAGCAGCTCGACACGCGCCTGTGGCTGGCCGCCGACGACCATACTGCGGCCGGCATGCTGCTGCAGAAGCTGCCGTCCTACGGCGGCACGCAGGAAGTCGGCGAAACCGGTGCGGCCCTGTCGGGCCACGGCCGTGCGCAGGACCTGGACACCTGGGACCGCGCCTGCCAGCTCGGCCACACGCTGAAAGCGGAAGAGCTGCTGGCCGAGACGCCGGACACGCTGCTGCGCCGCCTGTTCTGGGAAGACCTGCAAGAGGCCGGGCTGCGCGTCTTCGAGCCGCTCACCCCGCACTTCCATTGCTCGTGCTCGCGTGCCAAGGTGGCGGGCATGCTGCAGTCACTGGGACAGGACGAGATTGACGGCATCGTGGCCGAACGCGGCAATGTGGAGATCCATTGCGATTTCTGCGGCCAGCGCTATGAATTCGATGCGGTGGACTGCGCCCAGCTGTTCACGCCCGCGCATGTCGCCACCGGCGCTGGCGAAGGCGTTCATCACCAGCACTGA
- a CDS encoding L-threonylcarbamoyladenylate synthase gives MSQYFEIHPLNPQSRLVKQAAQIIRQGGLIALPTDSSYALACQLDDKAAVERLRRLRGIDDKHHLTLMCSDLSELGSFARVDNRQYRWIKGATPGPYVFILEATKEVPRRLSHPARKTIGVRVPDHAIPLALLAEGGEPLLTATLQMPGDEEPMNDPAEIRARLEKLLDLVICGGPAPAQPTTVIDLTSGEPELVRAGRGDIARFGL, from the coding sequence ATGTCACAGTACTTCGAGATCCACCCGCTCAACCCGCAGTCGCGCCTCGTCAAGCAGGCCGCGCAGATCATCCGCCAGGGCGGGCTGATCGCGCTGCCGACCGACTCCAGCTATGCGCTCGCCTGCCAGCTTGACGACAAGGCGGCGGTGGAGCGCCTGCGCCGGCTGCGCGGCATCGATGACAAGCACCATCTCACGCTGATGTGCAGCGACCTGTCCGAGCTGGGCAGCTTCGCGCGTGTCGACAACCGGCAGTACCGCTGGATCAAGGGCGCCACGCCGGGGCCGTACGTCTTCATCCTCGAGGCGACCAAGGAAGTGCCGCGCCGGCTGTCGCACCCGGCCCGCAAGACCATCGGCGTGCGCGTGCCCGATCACGCCATCCCGCTGGCGCTGCTGGCCGAAGGCGGCGAACCCCTGCTGACCGCGACGCTGCAAATGCCCGGCGACGAGGAGCCGATGAACGATCCCGCGGAGATCCGGGCACGGCTCGAGAAGCTGCTGGACCTCGTGATTTGCGGCGGGCCCGCGCCGGCCCAGCCCACGACCGTGATCGACCTGACCAGCGGCGAACCGGAACTGGTGCGCGCCGGAAGGGGCGACATCGCACGCTTCGGCCTCTGA
- the eno gene encoding phosphopyruvate hydratase, with translation MSAIVDIIGREVLDSRGNPTVECDVLLESGVMGRAAVPSGASTGSREAIELRDGDKSRYLGKGVLKAVEHINTEISEAIMGLDASEQAFLDRTLIDLDGTENKSRLGANAMLAVSMAVAKAAAEEAGLPLYRYFGGSGAMQMPVPMMNIVNGGAHANNSLDIQEFMIMPVSASSFREALRCGAEVFHALKKILADKGMSTAVGDEGGFAPNFSSNEECLNTIVQAVEKAGYRMGEDVLLALDCAASEFYHEAEDVYQLEGEGLKLSSTQFADYLANLCDKFPIVSIEDGMAEGDWDGWKTLTEKLGTRVQLVGDDLFVTNTKILKEGIEKGIGNSILIKINQIGTLTETFAAIEMAKRAGYTAVISHRSGETEDSTIADIAVGTNAGQIKTGSLSRSDRISKYNQLLRIEEDLGDIASYPGKSAFYNLR, from the coding sequence ATGAGTGCAATCGTAGATATCATCGGTCGCGAGGTTCTCGACTCGCGTGGCAATCCCACCGTCGAATGCGACGTGCTGCTGGAATCCGGCGTGATGGGCCGTGCGGCTGTGCCGTCGGGCGCGTCGACCGGTTCGCGCGAAGCCATCGAGCTGCGCGACGGCGACAAGAGCCGCTACCTGGGCAAGGGCGTGCTGAAGGCTGTCGAGCATATCAACACCGAGATCTCCGAAGCCATCATGGGCCTGGACGCTTCCGAGCAGGCCTTCCTGGACCGCACCCTGATCGACCTGGACGGCACCGAGAACAAGAGCCGCCTGGGCGCCAACGCCATGCTGGCGGTGTCGATGGCCGTGGCCAAGGCCGCCGCCGAAGAAGCCGGGCTGCCGCTGTACCGCTATTTCGGCGGCTCGGGCGCGATGCAGATGCCGGTGCCGATGATGAACATCGTCAACGGCGGCGCGCACGCCAACAACAGCCTGGACATCCAGGAATTCATGATCATGCCGGTGTCGGCGAGCAGCTTCCGTGAAGCCCTGCGCTGCGGCGCCGAGGTCTTCCACGCGCTGAAGAAGATCCTGGCCGACAAGGGCATGTCCACCGCCGTGGGCGACGAGGGCGGCTTCGCCCCGAACTTCTCGTCGAACGAGGAGTGCCTGAACACCATCGTCCAGGCCGTCGAGAAGGCCGGCTACCGCATGGGCGAGGACGTGCTGCTGGCGCTGGACTGCGCCGCCAGCGAGTTCTACCACGAAGCCGAAGACGTGTACCAGCTCGAAGGCGAAGGCCTGAAGCTGTCGTCGACGCAATTCGCCGACTACCTGGCCAACCTGTGCGACAAGTTCCCGATCGTCTCGATCGAGGACGGCATGGCCGAAGGCGACTGGGACGGCTGGAAGACGCTGACCGAAAAGCTGGGCACGCGCGTTCAGCTGGTGGGCGACGACCTGTTCGTGACCAACACCAAGATCCTGAAGGAAGGCATCGAGAAGGGCATCGGCAACTCGATCCTCATCAAGATCAACCAGATCGGCACGCTGACCGAGACCTTCGCCGCCATCGAGATGGCCAAGCGTGCCGGCTACACCGCCGTGATCTCGCACCGTTCGGGCGAAACCGAAGACAGCACCATTGCCGACATCGCCGTGGGCACCAACGCCGGCCAGATCAAGACCGGTTCGCTGTCGCGTTCGGACCGTATCTCGAAGTACAACCAGCTGCTGCGCATCGAGGAAGACCTCGGCGATATCGCCAGCTACCCGGGCAAGAGCGCGTTCTACAACCTGCGCTGA
- a CDS encoding site-2 protease family protein: MDSSLIQTFAVYALPVLFAITLHEASHGYVAKHFGDTTAYALGRVSLNPARHIDPIGTIAVPLLLYLLTSGQFVFGYAKPVPVDFGRLRNPRWHGMWVALAGPASNVVQAFLWALIAIGLAWARVSEPFFSEMARAGVLVNLVVAAFNLFPIPPLDGGRVLTALLPPRVAYSVSRIEPYGIFVVLALVAAGVITSVWMRPVINLLSSIVELMLRPIIMLLQ, encoded by the coding sequence ATGGATTCTTCCCTCATTCAAACCTTTGCCGTCTATGCCCTGCCGGTGCTGTTCGCGATCACGCTGCACGAGGCATCGCACGGCTATGTGGCCAAGCACTTCGGCGACACCACTGCCTATGCGCTGGGGCGCGTGAGCCTGAACCCGGCGCGGCACATCGATCCGATCGGCACCATCGCCGTGCCGTTGCTGCTGTACCTGCTGACGAGCGGTCAGTTCGTGTTTGGCTACGCCAAGCCCGTACCGGTCGATTTCGGGCGGCTGCGCAACCCGCGCTGGCATGGCATGTGGGTGGCACTGGCCGGGCCGGCCAGCAATGTCGTGCAGGCCTTCCTGTGGGCGCTGATCGCGATCGGGCTGGCCTGGGCGCGGGTGTCCGAGCCGTTCTTCAGCGAAATGGCGCGCGCCGGGGTGCTGGTCAACCTGGTGGTGGCGGCGTTCAACCTGTTCCCGATTCCGCCACTGGACGGTGGCCGCGTGCTGACCGCACTGCTGCCGCCGCGCGTGGCCTATTCGGTGTCGCGCATCGAGCCGTATGGCATTTTCGTCGTGCTGGCCCTGGTCGCGGCCGGCGTGATCACGTCGGTCTGGATGCGGCCGGTGATCAACCTGCTCAGCTCGATCGTGGAGTTGATGCTGCGGCCAATCATCATGCTGTTGCAGTAA
- a CDS encoding 3',5'-nucleoside bisphosphate phosphatase encodes MPDPRTLNADLHCHSTVSDGTLSPRAVAERAHAGGVRLWSLTDHDEVGGQAEARAAAEALGMRYVPGVEVSVTWAGQTVHIVGLRIDPFCPELIDGLADTRSGRARRARDIGDALAKIGIEGAYQGALKHVGNPDLISRTHFARWLVDEGYCATISDVFSQYLSEGRPGYVGHRWANLSEAIGWIRAAGGIAVMAHPGRYNYTDTQHDALFDEFTALGGGAVEVVTGSHTPDQYRRYADVARHYGLLASRGSDFHGPGEGRVELGALPPLPATVTPVWHDW; translated from the coding sequence ATGCCCGACCCCCGCACACTCAACGCCGACCTGCACTGCCATTCCACCGTGTCCGACGGCACACTGTCGCCACGCGCCGTGGCCGAGCGCGCGCATGCCGGCGGCGTGCGGTTGTGGTCGCTCACGGACCACGACGAGGTCGGTGGCCAGGCCGAGGCGCGTGCCGCTGCCGAGGCCCTGGGCATGCGCTATGTCCCGGGCGTCGAAGTCTCGGTGACGTGGGCCGGGCAGACCGTGCATATCGTCGGCCTGCGGATCGACCCGTTCTGCCCGGAGCTGATCGACGGGCTGGCCGACACGCGCTCGGGCCGTGCGCGGCGGGCCCGCGATATTGGGGACGCGTTGGCGAAGATCGGCATCGAAGGTGCCTACCAGGGCGCGCTCAAGCATGTCGGCAACCCGGACCTGATCTCGCGAACCCATTTCGCCCGCTGGCTAGTGGACGAGGGCTACTGCGCCACGATCAGCGACGTCTTCAGCCAGTACCTGTCCGAGGGGCGGCCTGGCTACGTGGGGCATCGCTGGGCGAACCTGTCCGAGGCCATTGGCTGGATCCGCGCGGCTGGCGGCATTGCCGTAATGGCCCACCCGGGTCGCTACAACTACACCGATACGCAGCACGATGCGCTATTCGACGAGTTCACGGCGCTGGGTGGCGGCGCGGTCGAGGTGGTGACGGGCAGCCACACGCCGGACCAGTACCGGCGCTACGCCGACGTGGCCCGGCACTACGGCCTGCTGGCATCGCGCGGCTCGGACTTCCACGGTCCCGGCGAGGGGCGCGTGGAACTGGGTGCCTTGCCTCCCTTGCCCGCTACGGTCACGCCCGTATGGCACGACTGGTAA
- the ftsB gene encoding cell division protein FtsB translates to MRLISLLLFVLLLAIQYPLWLGKGGWLRVWELNRQVEEQVTHNQTLKLRNAKLEGEVKDLQDGTGAIEERARYELGMVKDGEVFVQFVAPAPKVSATPPLPPPPNSPAATGHH, encoded by the coding sequence ATGCGCCTGATTTCTTTGCTGTTGTTCGTGCTGTTGCTCGCCATCCAGTATCCGCTCTGGCTCGGCAAGGGCGGCTGGCTGCGCGTCTGGGAACTGAACCGGCAAGTCGAGGAGCAGGTCACTCACAATCAGACGCTGAAGCTGCGCAATGCCAAGCTGGAGGGGGAAGTGAAGGACTTGCAGGACGGTACGGGTGCCATCGAGGAGCGTGCCCGCTACGAGCTGGGCATGGTGAAGGATGGCGAGGTGTTCGTGCAGTTCGTCGCGCCGGCGCCCAAGGTCAGCGCCACGCCGCCGCTGCCGCCGCCGCCGAACTCGCCCGCAGCCACCGGTCACCACTGA
- a CDS encoding ferritin-like domain-containing protein — MPEISPDAHLPDPPQTLRQQALGVLCLTDARDKAKAARALFRDFAQADAARLGAEDHIAADAAQRIPGRPPRPELVPPQRVQRRRSLHTDDGRAAMIHALCHIEFNAINLALDAVWRFPCMPADYYRDWLRVADEEALHFTLLADHLGTLGFGYGDFPAHNSLWEMCDRTAGDVLARMALVPRTLEARGLDASPPVRAKLAGAGDHAAAAIIDIILRDEVGHVAIGNRWYRWLCEQRGLDPVSTYAALALQHRAPKLRGPFNLAARRAAGFDEDELAWLEASAG, encoded by the coding sequence ATGCCAGAGATTTCACCCGACGCCCATTTGCCTGATCCTCCACAAACGTTGCGCCAGCAGGCACTCGGCGTGCTTTGCCTGACCGATGCGAGGGACAAGGCCAAGGCCGCGCGCGCACTGTTCCGGGACTTCGCGCAGGCCGATGCCGCTCGTTTGGGGGCGGAAGATCACATTGCCGCCGACGCGGCGCAGCGCATTCCGGGCCGCCCGCCGCGGCCCGAACTGGTGCCGCCGCAACGGGTCCAGCGTCGCCGCTCGCTGCATACCGATGACGGGCGCGCCGCCATGATTCACGCGCTGTGCCACATCGAATTCAACGCCATCAACCTGGCGCTCGACGCGGTCTGGCGCTTTCCCTGCATGCCGGCGGACTACTACCGCGACTGGCTGCGCGTGGCCGACGAGGAGGCGCTGCATTTCACGTTGCTGGCCGACCATCTCGGCACGCTTGGCTTTGGCTATGGCGATTTCCCTGCCCACAACAGCCTGTGGGAGATGTGCGACCGCACCGCGGGCGACGTGCTGGCGCGCATGGCGCTGGTGCCGCGCACGCTGGAAGCGCGCGGGCTCGATGCCTCGCCACCGGTGCGCGCGAAGCTGGCCGGTGCGGGCGACCACGCGGCCGCCGCCATCATCGACATCATCCTGCGCGATGAAGTGGGGCACGTGGCCATCGGCAACCGCTGGTACCGCTGGCTTTGCGAGCAGCGCGGGCTCGACCCGGTATCGACCTATGCCGCGCTGGCGCTGCAGCACCGCGCGCCGAAACTGCGCGGCCCGTTCAACCTCGCTGCGCGCCGCGCCGCCGGTTTCGACGAGGATGAGCTGGCATGGCTGGAGGCCTCGGCCGGTTAG